The nucleotide window TACGACCGACCCACCTCTTGGGGAAACCCTATGGGGCGGCCCGATCACCGGTCTCGGCCCCATACGTCTCCGGCCACGAGGCATTTCGATGATAAGACTCCGTTTCTCACTCACTCCGTGCACATTGGCCGGAACTTTGATGAGGATGAGCGCAAGCCCCTTGATGGTGTCTCCACACCACGCCGGACCATCAGCGATGATAGCATTCGGGTTCTGCCTACCCATGCCGAGCCCAAACCGGTGTTTGTGTCTTCAGGGGGCTTATCTGGCGCGCAGGGGTGGGCTCCAGCACCACAATCCCCCAGGGGGGCGGTGAGTTCTTACTCGGAAAGGGTTAGCGAGGCAGCCCATGCAGGGGTTAATTCTCAGACTTTAAGTGCGAATAGTGGGCGCGGCGTTAGTGGGGCTCATCCAAATGCTTGGGCAATGAGGAAGGAGATGGCGGGTGTTACTGAGCCGGTGCAATCTGCTTGGTCTGGACAAAGTGCTGTTCAAAAGCTTGCTAATGCCAGTGCCCTGGATAAGGTGTCTTCGGGTAGATGGCAGTCAAAGCCTTCAGTCCCATACCAGACAAATATTGATGTTGTTATATCTCCCGAAACAGAGAGTGGCTTACATTCCAAGGGTTATGGTAATGATACTTACAAGAGGACGGATGTGATGGTTGAGAGAGAACGTCATGATGTGACATTGGCCAGGCATGTTGAAAGGGGTCTACAAGTTGATGATGGCATTCAGGGTGTCATGAAGGAGCTACCTGATTATAGGAGTTCTGGGGCCCTGATTAATTCAGAGGTACAGGCGGGGAACGCAACTGCTTATAGCAACAGGGTTCAACCAGCTCAGGCTGATGGAAAATTTGGTCAGGCTGAATTGCAGGCTTCAGCTTCTCCAGAACCTATAGAGCGACCTAAGTTGAAGTTGCTTCCAAGAACAAAGCCAGTGGATGGTTTGGAAGCTCCAGTTGTCGATCATACACAGGTATTGACAAGGTTATCAAAGTGTGTGTTATAGGGAGTTTTGTCTCTCAAATCTAAGGGTACCTTGCACTGAATGCACTAAATTCTCATTGTTTGGTTGAATATAGGAGTACCAAAGGGTGATTGAGTCTCATGTCGAAATTGTCAATGAAGTGTATGGAAATATGAATTCTTCAAAACCTGGTTCAGCAGGCTCTGATAGTGGGAAGCAGGCGGTGGAGCGTCCAAAATTGAATCTTAAGCCCCGGTCTCAGCCTCTTGAacaattggaaggaaatgccAAAAGAGACAGGTCTGAATATGTTTTTGATTTCCACCCATGCTTTTGATTGtggtttccttttttaatCTCTGCTGTTttttgaacaaaaacaaataaattaattaagaggATGAATTGGCGTAAAGCTGAGTGAAACATGAGATATCTTTTCCCAAGCTGAACATTTATCGGCTCGGGGAAATAGAGGGGATAttgatcttttttttgggggaggTGGGGAAGGCGGGCAGGGGAACGTTTAATATGGTGTATCACACTGTatggcttttattcctttaaATCTTTTTTGAGTCTCGTGATGGACTTGCAATATATAAGCTGTGAAATAGTGCATTAATGAGTTTCGTTGTTAAATAATTCATGTtctcctctccctccctcGCCCTTtaccaaatttatttaatgTAATCTTTAATAGTCATTGGTGTGATTTGAGGCTGAATGATTGTTGTTTACAGATCTCCGGTCCATTGAATCAATCCCATGGGTTATGCATTTGTGTGCAATTTCCAGAGATAAGATTAATAATAGTTTTAcggtgttgtgtgtgtgtattgttATAAACGGAAAATCATGAATTGTTACCTCCAGTTTTGTACCACATGATTATCAAATGAAGTTAATCCTTTTctgatatatattttatttcctgACTTCCACATGAAACTATGCGCTGCTATGATTGTTCTCAGACTTTAgcaattttttcttgttttgcttaCATGAATATTTGGACCTAAGATCTATCCCTCACCCCACCTCATCTCGTACCACTCAAGCTATATGCGTTACATTGAATTTGTAGCATGGGAGAGCACAATTCTCCCGTTCTGAAATCTTGGTAGCCTTTGGAAAAGAATCTGTTCTTGATTGTTGTAAATATTGGACCTCTACATTGGTACTCGCAATTAACATCTGATCATATCTATGCCTGATGCAGGATTTCATTGTTTGGTGGTGCTCGCCCACGAGAACTGGTGAGTTTTTAATCTAAGTTTGACATTTCAGTTACTTTTAGTCATTGAGACTTAATTTATCTTGTTTATATTGTCGTTTCCCAGTCTCTTAAAAATTGTGGATTTTCTTTCATATCCCTATTGTTAccttattcttttttactaCTGGTGGTGCTTCATGTCCGCTTCCTGAAACCTTTTCTGTTTGTATACTCAGGTTCTAAAGGAGCGAGGGGTTGACGATGTTGTGATTACCAACGTCGACATGGTTCAGCATTCTGACAAGTATAGTCTTATTTTCCATCTCAAAGCTTTCCTAttttataaagttttttttttttaggttatgtttgaatggaaatttgggttttttgcTTACAACAAatcattgttgttgtttgaAGGGTTGAACATCAAGTTCCCAAGCCTGATAGAGTTCCTGTGCATGCAAATCCTACTCGCCACAATGAGAAACCTGAGAATCATCCTTTTGATCAGAGGACTGGAAAGAAATTTGATAGGAGGGATAATCGGGTAGATGTTGAGAGAGTTGATGTGCAGAAGAGGAACTGGCGTAATGATGGTAAGAGGAACAATAGAGAGCCTGAGAGACAGCAACAACAGTCAGAGAGGCCACCATCACCAGAGACCTGGCGGAAGCCTGAACAGCCAAAACTATCTTCTCCTGGTGCTGTTGGTGTGCACCATGGGAAAGCGGCTTCAGCTCTTGAGCTTGCCCAAGCATTTTCCAGATCAGTCTCAGATCCAAAATTAGCTGATCGATTTTCTGGTCAAAGGGGCATTCCTGGGCGTGCTCAAATGCCTTTTTCACGGCTGATGGGCCCGACCCCAAGGCCTCAGATAAATGGTTACTAAATGTCTGAGTGTTTCTTGCCGCGGTTTGGGCACCACTTGGTGCTATAGAGATTCATCATTTCAAGTAGCTGGATCCAAGAAGGCTGACAAAGCGCATTCACTTGTGAGTGCCTGCCTCCACCAGATTTTTCCAGTTTCTTCAGGATAATTACTGCCATACAAAATTGATTGCAATCTTCTAGCCCGAGTGGTGTCTACCCCCTACGACCCTCATCTTATTGTGTTctattccttttatttttcatgggTCCCCTGGAACCATTGAAAACTGTATTTTCCTCACCTTTAAGTGGAAGAAGTGTTATGTTGCCAGTGTAGCAAGAATTTAATATAGATTCTTGATTTAAGGAGTGTTCTTTTATTATATTCTTCCCTCCCTTTTCCCTTAAAGGTGCGGAGAAgtggttttttatattttatattttatatttatagctATTTCTATTTGATAGATTTCAGAAAATAACTTTGTAgaacatttctttttcttgattgTAATTTTGATTGTGGTTTCAAACTTTCAACGCAGCGTAAGGATCAGAAAAAGTTGTattttcttaatgtttgtttaCAAAAATGATATATTTATGCTAGAAGAAATGTTTCCAACGTTTTTCCATAATCCATTGaaataaatacacacacacgGAGGTAGGTATACAGaacaaaatattaagaaaatctTTTGCAAAGTGGCTATGAAAAAGGACAATATGGTGGGCTTTTTTACCTCATGGTATAACAAATTTGTGGGTTTAGCCTTGCAAGATGTGCTTTAATTTCCAGGGAAGAGGTAATTCCAGTGTGAGTTAAAATTGTAATTATATCTAAAGCTCATCATCTGTTGCAGACCTGTTTCAGGATCAAACAATCATTCAGAACATCTTATTTGACCTAGGTTGCATCCCAATCCACCTTTCTGAATTCTTTTGGTGGGATCCAGCATCCACTAAAAGGAGACTCCCATAGTCAAGCACTGAGAAAACTGGTGGCAGCTTAACTCCTTGCCTgctagagaaaaataaaacatggaGACGGGGAGAGAGAATGAGGAAATTTGCTGCATGAGTAACGgagaataaaatattcattcaGATTTTGGGTTTATAATAAACTTTTACTGTTTCACTTACTTATGGTGTGCTACCCTAACAACAGGttcataaaatattcattttcttGGAAGGTTTTTGGTCTGCCTCTTATTCCTTCCATTGTCTCTTCACCAGGAACAGACatttgcctctctctctctctctctctctctctctatgctTATTCATGTCATGTACTGAGAAACACCAGTTTCAAAGCCAGCACTTTcaactttttcttattctcTCCTTGGTATCATTGTTCaactcttttttctcctttttgggTCAATCTTAAAAAGTTCCATCTTTTCCAGACTCGAACTTTTGAGGTTGCCTGTATGTTATGCTTTGACTCgagattttcatttttcttgtgtTTCTGACAATGCAAGTTTGCTGTGATCTTCAAGTCGATGTCAATGGTGAAGAGGTTTTCATGGTGGACAAGGTAATTAATAAATGGTGCTCTGATTATTTACTCTGGTAATAATTCATATCTGTTAAGGGTTTTGACTGTTTTCCCACTGAAGAAACTTGAGCTTTAATAtgttccttttttccttttctctgcAACATGATGTTCTTAAATTTTCTCCAcctatttattgttttgtctGCTTCAGTATTCATATGGGTCATGCATTCAGGCTTGTGCTACCTTCTTTCTATTGATCTTTATCCACTCCATCTACCAAGGCGGTCATGCAGGCCTCAtgattttgtatatatttccCAAAACTGATATGTCTAATAATCCTTTCCTTCATTGAATTGTAGAGTAAATAGGACCACCGCACAATTTAATGTCAACAGTGACCTCTTGCAAAATGTTCCTCTATATTCCCTCACTTCGTTACTTACTTACTGGGATATCTGACAAGGTTTctcaatcaaattaattaatgctTTTTGTTGGTTCTGTAGCAATTCACAAAGTTTTCTTATCTTGTTCATTAATGACAACATGTTACCATGCATGCCTTTCTTGTTTTCCACCTAAATATTTGTCTAGAACCAGTCATCAGAATTCTACTTCTCAAGCTTGCAATTACTTgatattttttagaaaaactttCTATGAACTCATGTATATTTGCAGAAAACGTTGGCGTCTTTCTCCGGTAGATTTAGCAAATTATTTGGTAAACTGAAGGGTACATCGAGGAGCCTAAAAGTGATATTCCATGACTTTCCTGGAGGTGCAGAGGGTTTTGAGCTCATGACAAGGTTTTGTTACAATAATGGCACAACTGAGATAACCCCTTCCAACATAGTCTTACTATACTGCATCGCGCATTTCATGGAGATGGATGGTGATGGCTCTGGAAGACTCAACATACTATCCCAAACAGAGAAATCTCTTGAAGGGATCAGCTTTTGGACATGGCCTAACCTTGTAGTAGCTCTAAAGCAATGCCAAGATTTACTTCCTGCCTCAAATTGTTCATCAATATTGGAGAAAGTCCTGGACTGCCTCATAGCCAAGCTTTTTTGCCCATTTGTTAGAAGCACATATGCGTCTTCATCAGAACATTTGAGTTTCCAGTTTTCAAGTGCAAGGAGCAGTCATAGTATGAAAACCAATTGCTCTCAAACAACATGGTGGGTCGAAGACCTTATGTTCTTGAGTATCAATTTAATTGAGAAGGTGATAAGAAGGATGATGTTCCAGGAGCTTTATCATTCTACAATTTTCAAGTTTCTATTCCATTATCATCAATCAAAGTCTATGGGTGCCACCACACCAGGTGAGAAGCGCAAAATTACAGAGGTTGTTATTAGTCTGCTTTATTTGCTTGATAGAAGCTCCCTTTCTTGCAAACGCTTATTCAAGATATACCAACTGGCTTTGAGCCTGAAAATAAGCAAACTATACAAAAACAAGTTAGAGAATATGATAGGCTCACAGCTAGATCAAGCAACGATTGATTATGTACTTGTTCCATCTCCACGCGGGAAGAAGTACGTATATGATGTGAGTTTGGTTTTAAGATTTGTGAAATCATTTCTCTTTGAAAAGGGATGCCATTTATCTCAGGGCCGCTTAAAAAAGGTCTCCAAGTTGATGGATTCATACCTTGCAGAAGTGGCACCAGATACCTATTTGAATCCTTCAAAGTTTGCAGCATTGGCGATGTCACTGCCAGATTCTGCACGAGAATCTCATGACAGACTTTACCAAGCAATTGGTGTATATTTTAAGGTATGCTACTTTGGTTTTAACATGGCAAAGAATAAAGTATGAtctgtgttttttaaaattttatatcaGTAATGCTAGTACTGACTAAGTGCTCTACAGCGTCACGCTGATTTAttcgaagaagagaagatgagCATCTGTTGTGCACTGAACTATGATAAACTATCAGCACATTCTTTGAAACATCTCActcaaaatataaagtttcctCCAAGAAGAGCAGTTGAAGCTTTTACTACAGAGCAATCCAAACTGAGAAGTTTACTCCACAAAGCCTACAATCTCAAGACTTTAGACTCTCTGCTTATTCACACACAGAATGAAATTAAGCATGAGAAACAGGACACTGAGCATATCATCCCTATCTATACTAAGAAGCTTGATCTCCCAACAGAGGCAGAGAAGCTAAGAGCAGATTTGCAAACCATGCATTGGAAGACATTGGAATTGGGAAACACTTGTGGGACAATGGAGATGCAGATGGCAGCTATAACGAAATCAAGATTGTCCTTTAGGGGTAGTATTCAATACTTGCCTAAACTCTTTCCATaattcaaagttggaaacttgcCATGTATAGATTTACTATCTGGcagaaagtttttttttttttaattcaaagaaaattaatgtaaattcttcttcttctctcagtGATGAACtctactttatattttctgacATACTAAACAAGGCTGTCAAAATTTGATCCATAACATAAGTTCAAAGTTTAAACAATGAACCCATCAAACATCCCAAGATTCAAACTGTAATGGAAGTTTGAACATATCCAGACAAATGGGCATCTGTGTCATGGCCAACATCGAGAAGTAGTTTGGATGTTTCTAAAGAATATTTGAAGTGGTTTTCGAGTCTCCTCGCAGATTCACAGAGAACAGCCGACTGAGACAGCGAGCAATGCGGCAAAGGGCACGCACATTGCGGGGCTCATTAATAAACCAACATCAATACACCATTTGAAATGTTATTGTGCAGACAGGACAGCTAGTTGAGGTTTGAAGAAACCAAAGCATTTTGTATCAACTCTACCTATTTGTTCCTGGAAAAGCCACAACTAGTTTACTGGGTAACTTTGGTTCAATGATTAATAATGTTCTACCCAGTCAACTGTGTGTGTGGAtggtaaaaatgaaaatgaaatgatgGGGGTGTGTGAGGCCATAAATGCTGGCATTGCAGCCAAGAAAGAGATTGATGTCGTTTTACTGCATGAACTCCAAGGAGACCAACATTTTTGAAATGACCACTAACTTAACATAGcgagaaacaaaaacattttTGATTATCGTGTTACTATTCTAGTCTTCCCACTAGTTGGAAGCAGTGAGCATTAATTGTCCTTTGaaatctttattttaatttttaaactctctcttcaaaaaaacatttgaaatCACTCAGTTTTACTTCCATTGGAATACCACAACTCATGCTTGACATAATGACATGAGCCACTCACAACATGTTGGGCTTTGGTTTCTCAGAATTACAGGACAGCCCAAATGAAGGATCAAACAAAATCTACCATGGGCATCAAACTGTCAAACGACTGTGTTTTGATGCGTCTTCtaacccaaacccaaaatgATTTATTCGTCATCGTCATCAATCACATAGATAAAAGTCACAACTTCCTTTCCCATTCCGGCTTTCGTTTCTTTCTTCTGGATACATCAAACCCATcgaattatgaattttttgaagtACGAAAGCATAAGATCCGAAGGGGAAAAATAAAGCTGCAAATAAGAGAAATTcgttttattctttatttatttaaataaagcTTTTGGCgtagatttgatttgatttgattgattgGGTGGAGCAAAGTAAAAAGATGTTGGAGAAGATCGGGTTGCCGGCAAAGCCATCACTGAGAGGGAATACTTGGGTGGTCGACGCCTCACACTGTCAGGGATGTACTTCTCAGTTCACCTTCATCAATCGCAaggttcattttttttttctccttcccTCCATCTCCGATCCAATGACCCATCTATGAGTTCTTGACaagttcttttgtttcttcattaCCTATGCCTCAAAATTtctactttttaaattttatatgtgAACTCAACCGTAATTCCGATACTACGATTCGTGGGTTTCCATTTTGAACGTTGTGGAAAGCATATAGATTGTTTATTCTGTACAGGCCCATGATTCTTTAGTTTAAGAATTTATTGGGGATTGATAGTTTGTGTTGTGCAAAGAAATGGGTTCTAATTATATAAAGGACTTGTTATCCAACttaagcttatttgaaggtTATTCTAGGATTGAATGTGATATTTTCTCTAGTCTCTGGGTCTTTTTATGATTCTTGATTTATGCAATGTGGAATTTCAGCATCATTGCCGGAGGTGTGGGGGATTGTTTTGCAACAGCTGCACCCAGCAAAGAATGTTTTTACGTGGGCAAGGTGATTCGCCTGTGCGTATTTGCGAGCCTTGTAAAAAGCTAGAAGAAGCAGCACGCATTGAGAGACATGGGCACAAGACTAGAGCTGGGAGAGGTACCATCTCGATTTCTTCTAAGGTTGTTAGTTCATTTGTTGTTGTATTGAACATTTGTCTGTTCTGTAAGAAGTTGTGCTAGTTTTGTGCCACATGTTTTTTTTGCTGAATTATGGTATAGATAGATTTTTTTGCACTTGCATCATTTTAATGGCAGACAGAAAAAGATTGAATTACTCTACCCTTTGATGGTACCTTCTGTATCAAACCTCTAACTTTCTGTGCAGGCAGTTTGAAGTTGACATCAAAGCCTGAGGATGAAGTTCTGAACCAAATTCTCGGTAATGATAGGAAGGAATCAGGACAAGAGTCTAACAGTAATGTGGTTGCTAGTATGCAGAGGGCCAGTAGCAGTGCATCGTGTTCAAATAGTCAAGAAGATTCCAGCCACAATGGGGTGGGAGAAATACATAGAAGTCTTTCTGTTGATGAGCCCAATCATTTACAGAGTGGTGATGGATCTGCTTCTCCTGAGGAGTTGCGTCAGCAAGCTTTGgatgagaagaagaagtataAAATTCTGAAAGGAGAAGGGAAGTCTGCAGAAGCATTAAGAGCGTTTAAGAGAGGGAAGGAGCTTGAGAGGCAGGCTGACGCATTGGAAATACATTTGAGGAAAGAGCGTAAAAAGGTTTTACTCTCTGGCAATGTGGCTGAGAGCCAAACTAAAGATGGGCCTTCAGAATCTGGAAGAAGAAATAAGGTCACTCCTCCAGTGGGTAAATCAAAAGATGACCTTTCCAATGAGCTTAAAGAATTAGGATGGTCCGATATGGATCTTCGTGACGAAGAGAAAAAGCAAGCAAGTCTGAGTTTGGAGGGCgaactttcttctcttcttggaGAAATCTCACAAAAGACCAATCAAAATAAGGGTAATAGTGCCATTGACAAGACCCAGGTTGTTGCACTTAAAAAGAAGGCTCTCATGCTGAAGCGTGAGGGGAAACTTGCAGAAGCCAAGGAGGAACTAAAGAGAGCAAAAGTTTTAGAGAAGGAACTCGAAGAACAGGAATTCTTGGCCGAGGCTGAAGATTCTGATGATGAGCTATCTGCATTAATTCGCAGTATGGATGATGACAAACAACaagaattttcaattcaatatgAGCAGGAGAATGACCttcattttgataatcttATTAGTGCTGCTGATGATCATATTTTGGATAGTAATTTTGAAGTGACAGACGAGGATATGGAAGACCCGGAAATAACTGCTGCTTTACAATCTTTAGGATGGTCTCAAGATTCTAAGAATCCTGAAACCCCTGCTACCCATATAGCTGCTGTTGACAGGGAAGCACTAttaagtgaaattcaatccttAAAACGAGAGGCTCTAAATCAGAAGCGGGCAGGTAATGTTACAGAGGCAATGGCACAGCTAAAGAAGGCAAAACTACTTGAAAGGGACCTCGAAAGCCTTGACTCTCCAGAGGGCAATGTTGCAAATGATCGCACAACAATTCATAACCAAACTGCTGATAAATCATCAAAGTCATTTATGGTGGGTGATGGAAATGTCAATACAATAGACGTGAACTCCAAACCTGCAGGGAAGAGTAAATTAATGATTCAGAAAGAGCTTCTGGGCTTGAAAAAGAAAGCCCTGGCTTTGAGAAGGGAAGGACGATTAGATGAGGCTGAAGAAGAACTGAAGAAAGGCAGTATTCTTGAGCGTCAGCTTGAAGATATTGAAAATGGTTCTATGCTAAAGGCAATGCCTGGGACTGATGGCAGTAAGGTCCCAGATTTGTCACATGAGCATCCCAATCTGCCAGTTGCAGACGAGGAAGGAGACAATGTAACAGATCAAGATATGCATGATCCAACATATCTTTCTATCTTAAAGAATTTGGGTTGGGATGAAGATGATAATGAAGTTGCAAACTCATCATCCCGGCCTTCTAAGCAAATTGATAATCTTTCCACCAAGGTTGGTGAATCCTCTGTAACTCGAGCCCCGGCTAATGTACTGGCTGGAGGATCAAGGAGAAGTAAAGCTGAAATTCAGAGGGAACTCTTAGGCGTCAAAAGGAAAGCTCTTTCTCTGAGGCGCCAGGGAGAGACTGAGGAGGCAGAAGAACTGCTGAAAAAGGCAAAAGCATTAGAGGACCAGATGGTGGAGATGGAAGCACCCAAGAAAGAAGTTCAATCAGACTTTGGTAGGCACAAGGAAAATATCACTGAACCTACTCTTAATAGTGCTGAAGAGGAAGGTGATggaggtaatgtaacagagaTTAATATGCAGAACCCAGCATTTCTCTCAGAGGGAACCTCTTCTTCCAAAGTTGCTGTTTCTGCACCAAGAAGTAAgggtgaaatccaaagggAACTTTTGGATTTAAAAAGAAAGGCTCTTGCCTTTAGACGTAAGGGAGAAACCGAAGAAGCTGAGGAAGTACTGAGAATGGCTAAGGTGCTAGAGATTCGAATTGAAGAATTGGATGCCCCAAAGGATGTGCGTCTGCATGATGATCCAAAGGAAGAGAATCTCGAGAGTTTCGGATTACTAATTAACACTGAAAAGGAGGGGAATTTGAAGAATGATATGGAAGTGAGAAGGTCCACCCAGACAGCAGTGGGTCCAATTGACGAAGTAGTTAAGTTGTCAGTGGGTTCGGGAAGTGTAAGAAGTCATGCAGCTAATCCTCCTATAAGGAATCCTAATGTTTCCGTTCTCCCAACCTCACAGTTTGCTAAAGAAAACCAACCATTGCCAGTGGAATTGGGTGCTTCAGGGAAAACACATTCTCCAGACAACCAGAGAATTGCCGGAGGCTTTAGTCAGATGTCCCCACCTGTCCAATCTGGGAACTTCGTTGATTTGTTGACAGGGGATGACTGGAGAAGTTCACAAAGACCCGTGGAAAAACAAGATGATAGCCTTAAATTTGACTCTGTTGGTTCCTTTGCTGCGAGCCCTCCCATCCAGTTGGGAGCCCTGGCATTTTCAAATGAAGATCTGGCTAGCCAAGATAATGCTAAAATTCATAAAGCGGAAGATACAGTTCTGATCAATAAGAAGAGAGATGCTGATGAAGCAAATTCAGTTCAGGAACCTGCTTCCCAGAGCAACCAAAGTGCCATTCGGCAAGAAATCCTGGCTTTTAAGAGGAAGGCATTAGCTttaaagagagaaggaaaactgACAGAAGCTCGAGAGGAACTTCGGCAGGCAAAATTGTTGGAGAAGCATCTTGAGGATGATAGTCCTCAGTCCAAAACTACTTCAAGTGATGTTGTTTTGGTTTCAAGTGATAGTCCTCAGTCCAAAACTACTACCATTGCTGGCCAAAAGGATCATGGTTCACCATCCTTGGACCCAAAACCATTGTCCAGTCGTGATCGCTTCAAGTTGCAACAGGAGTCTCTTGGTCACAAACGTCAGGCTATGAAGCTGCGGAGGGAGGGTCGGATGGAAGAAGCGGAAGCTGAGTTTGAATTGGCCAAGGCACTGGAAAATCAGTTGGAGTTGCCTGCTCAGGATTCCACAACTGTTGACAAAGTAGAGCCACTTGATGATGTCTCTGTTGAGGGTCTTCTTGATCCTCAACTACTGTCTGCCTTGAAAGCAATTGGAATTGATGATACTAGCATTTTATCTCAAGGCCCTGGAAGACCAGAGCCTTCCAAAGTTAATGCTGGTAAGAGCAATAACCCAACCCAAGATAGAAGTCAGCTGGAAGAACAGATCAAGGCAGAGAAGGTAAAGGCGGTAAATTTGAAACGTGCAGGAAAACAAGCTGAGGC belongs to Prunus persica cultivar Lovell chromosome G4, Prunus_persica_NCBIv2, whole genome shotgun sequence and includes:
- the LOC18780669 gene encoding uncharacterized protein LOC18780669 isoform X1 — encoded protein: MSKKKVSGNTMTLKDFHGGSIPSDLPLPSAPGVVVRPTDRSTYDRPTSWGNPMGRPDHRSRPHTSPATRHFDDKTPFLTHSVHIGRNFDEDERKPLDGVSTPRRTISDDSIRVLPTHAEPKPVFVSSGGLSGAQGWAPAPQSPRGAVSSYSERVSEAAHAGVNSQTLSANSGRGVSGAHPNAWAMRKEMAGVTEPVQSAWSGQSAVQKLANASALDKVSSGRWQSKPSVPYQTNIDVVISPETESGLHSKGYGNDTYKRTDVMVERERHDVTLARHVERGLQVDDGIQGVMKELPDYRSSGALINSEVQAGNATAYSNRVQPAQADGKFGQAELQASASPEPIERPKLKLLPRTKPVDGLEAPVVDHTQEYQRVIESHVEIVNEVYGNMNSSKPGSAGSDSGKQAVERPKLNLKPRSQPLEQLEGNAKRDRISLFGGARPRELVLKERGVDDVVITNVDMVQHSDKVEHQVPKPDRVPVHANPTRHNEKPENHPFDQRTGKKFDRRDNRVDVERVDVQKRNWRNDGKRNNREPERQQQQSERPPSPETWRKPEQPKLSSPGAVGVHHGKAASALELAQAFSRSVSDPKLADRFSGQRGIPGRAQMPFSRLMGPTPRPQINGY
- the LOC18780669 gene encoding uncharacterized protein LOC18780669 isoform X2, encoding MGRPDHRSRPHTSPATRHFDDKTPFLTHSVHIGRNFDEDERKPLDGVSTPRRTISDDSIRVLPTHAEPKPVFVSSGGLSGAQGWAPAPQSPRGAVSSYSERVSEAAHAGVNSQTLSANSGRGVSGAHPNAWAMRKEMAGVTEPVQSAWSGQSAVQKLANASALDKVSSGRWQSKPSVPYQTNIDVVISPETESGLHSKGYGNDTYKRTDVMVERERHDVTLARHVERGLQVDDGIQGVMKELPDYRSSGALINSEVQAGNATAYSNRVQPAQADGKFGQAELQASASPEPIERPKLKLLPRTKPVDGLEAPVVDHTQEYQRVIESHVEIVNEVYGNMNSSKPGSAGSDSGKQAVERPKLNLKPRSQPLEQLEGNAKRDRISLFGGARPRELVLKERGVDDVVITNVDMVQHSDKVEHQVPKPDRVPVHANPTRHNEKPENHPFDQRTGKKFDRRDNRVDVERVDVQKRNWRNDGKRNNREPERQQQQSERPPSPETWRKPEQPKLSSPGAVGVHHGKAASALELAQAFSRSVSDPKLADRFSGQRGIPGRAQMPFSRLMGPTPRPQINGY
- the LOC18778149 gene encoding BTB/POZ domain-containing protein At3g22104 isoform X2; its protein translation is MQVCCDLQVDVNGEEVFMVDKKTLASFSGRFSKLFGKLKGTSRSLKVIFHDFPGGAEGFELMTRFCYNNGTTEITPSNIVLLYCIAHFMEMDGDGSGRLNILSQTEKSLEGISFWTWPNLVVALKQCQDLLPASNCSSILEKVLDCLIAKLFCPFVRSTYASSSEHLSFQFSSARSSHSMKTNCSQTTWWVEDLMFLSINLIEKVIRRMMFQELYHSTIFKFLFHYHQSKSMGATTPEVAPDTYLNPSKFAALAMSLPDSARESHDRLYQAIGVYFKRHADLFEEEKMSICCALNYDKLSAHSLKHLTQNIKFPPRRAVEAFTTEQSKLRSLLHKAYNLKTLDSLLIHTQNEIKHEKQDTEHIIPIYTKKLDLPTEAEKLRADLQTMHWKTLELGNTCGTMEMQMAAITKSRLSFRGSIQYLPKLFP
- the LOC18778149 gene encoding BTB/POZ domain-containing protein At3g22104 isoform X1; amino-acid sequence: MQVCCDLQVDVNGEEVFMVDKKTLASFSGRFSKLFGKLKGTSRSLKVIFHDFPGGAEGFELMTRFCYNNGTTEITPSNIVLLYCIAHFMEMDGDGSGRLNILSQTEKSLEGISFWTWPNLVVALKQCQDLLPASNCSSILEKVLDCLIAKLFCPFVRSTYASSSEHLSFQFSSARSSHSMKTNCSQTTWWVEDLMFLSINLIEKVIRRMMFQELYHSTIFKFLFHYHQSKSMGATTPGEKRKITEVVISLLYLLDRSSLSCKRLFKIYQLALSLKISKLYKNKLENMIGSQLDQATIDYVLVPSPRGKKYVYDVSLVLRFVKSFLFEKGCHLSQGRLKKVSKLMDSYLAEVAPDTYLNPSKFAALAMSLPDSARESHDRLYQAIGVYFKRHADLFEEEKMSICCALNYDKLSAHSLKHLTQNIKFPPRRAVEAFTTEQSKLRSLLHKAYNLKTLDSLLIHTQNEIKHEKQDTEHIIPIYTKKLDLPTEAEKLRADLQTMHWKTLELGNTCGTMEMQMAAITKSRLSFRGSIQYLPKLFP